The sequence TACCCCACACGCCCCGATGTGCAGGTTCTGAACGACCTTTCGCTGCAAATCAAGGCAGGTGAAAAAGTAGCCTTAGTAGGACATAGTGGCGCAGGAAAATCTACCATTATCCAACTACTCTTGCGTTTCTACGACCTCAAAACGTTGGGTAGCGGTCAGATAGAAGTAGATGGTCTGGATTATGACGCTTATAATTTAAACGATTATAGAAGCAAAATAGGAATTGTACCACAAGAAGTTATCCTTTTTGGGGGTACGATTAAAGAAAATATCGCCTACGGCAAACCTGATGCCACAGACGAAGAAATCATAGAAGCCGCCCAAAAAGCCAATGCTTGGCAGTTTATAGAGCAGTTTCCCCAAAAATGGGACACGCTGGTAGGCGAGCGCGGCGTGAAGCTTTCAGGCGGACAGCGGCAGCGTATCGCTATTGCGCGTGCCATTTTGAAAAACCCTGCCCTGCTTATCTTAGATGAAGCCACCAGCTCCTTAGATGCCGAATCGGAACACTTGGTACAGGAAGCCTTAGAAAAACTGATGAAAGAGCGCACCACCCTTATCATTGCGCACCGTTTGGCAACCATTCAAAAGGCTGATTTTATTTATGTCTTAGAAAAAGGCAGCATTTTGGAAAAAGGAAAACACGAAGAACTGCTCCAAAAAGGCGGAAAATACAGCGATTTGGTCAGATTGCAGCGTCTGGAAGAGGCGATTTAGAGCCGTCGGCGAGGCTAAAGCCGTCGCCGAGGCGCGTGTTTGTGGTTTGAAAAACCTCGTCGACGGGCAACGCCCTCGACGACGGTTGAAAAATTTGGGGGCTAACGCCCCCAAGCCCCCAAAAGCCAAAAGAAGGTAAAATACAAAAACCAAAAGGCGGCAGCTACGCTGCCCTGCAAAGGGTAAAAGGTTAAGAGAACAGAGCATTACGGATTGAGGAAAAACGAAACCCGTCGCTGAAACTCCCATTTGAAGGAATATACCCGTTACGGTTGGCAGAACAACAGTAATCAGAATCAAAGCTCCACGAACCACCACGCAAAACAATCTTATCATTTTCTTTTACAGTAGCTATAGCCTCAATATAATCCTCACAAGAGTTTTGATGATAGCGTGTATTTGTCCATTCAAAAAGATTGCCACTCATATCATACAAGCCCCAAGCATTGGGCTTTTTGAGTTTGACGGGCTTAGTTTGAAAATGCGAATTTCGACTATACCAACCCACCTGATGCAAATCGTCAGAGCCTGCATACTCGAAACTTTCTCCTGCACTTGCCGCATACTCCCAGCAAGGTTCGGAAGGCAGCTGATACTGAAAAGGCGAATTATTTTGTTTGGCTAACTTATTCAAAGCAGGCAAAAACTCTCTTTGTATCTTATACCAAGAAACTGAATCCACAGGTCTTCTTCGGCTTTTAAAACGTGAAGGATTCTCTCCCAAAACGGCTTCCCAAAGTTCTTGCGTAACAAGCGTTTCACCTATCCAAAAATCGGGAATCGTAACTTGCTGCCCCAATTTACCCAACATCAGTGTCCCACCTTTGATAAAAATCAGGTCAAAGGAAACACCCTTAATCGTTTCAGTATATCGGTCTAAATGGTTCATGGCTATTTGGCGTTTAGAAAGTGTCGGTTTTAAAAGAATTTCGACGGGCAAGATAATAAAAAATGGCAAAAAACAAGAAAAGAAAAATATAAACTTGCCTTAAAATTCCAAAATATACTATCTTTGTTCAGATGGTTTTGTGCTTCAAATAAAGAACCCCCACCCTGCCCTCAGTGATGTTAAATTCTAAAAATCAGATGCAAATGTAGGGACAAGGTATTGCCTTGTCCGCAGTGAGATTGAAATAAAAAAGAATTTTCAGACCCAAAAATAGGGGTCAGTCCAAATTTTATTTCGTTTCTAATTTGACAAAACTTTGACAAAATAAGGCTTTTTACAGAACTTAACATTACTGGGGGTTTGGGGTGGGGTGCATTTCAGGCTTTTGTCGTCGCAAAAACGCCGCTGCCATAGGAAACATTAATTTTATCTTTCACAATTTGATACAAACATGATACGTAATCAAGATTGGTTATACAAATCTGCCCTAAATTTAGACCAAACCGCTCTACCTGCTATTTGGAAGCAAGCAAGACAGGAACAGACGGTATTTTTAGATTTAAGCAAAAATAACTTTACTACTTTTCCACTTCCCGACATCCCACTGCCTCATGTCAAGGTATTAGAATTAAGCTATAATAGAAGGTCTATTAAAGAGCTACAAATTGATGCTAAGACTTTTCCTAATTTAGAATATCTTTTTGTATATGAAAGTCAGATACAAGAAATAAGATTAGTAGGAAAGTTTGAAAAACTATATGAAATCAATGCTGCAAAGAACAGGCTCACGCTTTTAAGCGGCTTGGAGCAAGCTGCAAACTTTCCAAACTTAGAATGTTTATTCCTCTATGGAAATCCGCTGGTGAACTTTCCCAAAGAGATTTTCGATAGAAGGGATAAGAA comes from Hugenholtzia roseola DSM 9546 and encodes:
- a CDS encoding formylglycine-generating enzyme family protein; the encoded protein is MNHLDRYTETIKGVSFDLIFIKGGTLMLGKLGQQVTIPDFWIGETLVTQELWEAVLGENPSRFKSRRRPVDSVSWYKIQREFLPALNKLAKQNNSPFQYQLPSEPCWEYAASAGESFEYAGSDDLHQVGWYSRNSHFQTKPVKLKKPNAWGLYDMSGNLFEWTNTRYHQNSCEDYIEAIATVKENDKIVLRGGSWSFDSDYCCSANRNGYIPSNGSFSDGFRFSSIRNALFS